A part of Acidimicrobiales bacterium genomic DNA contains:
- a CDS encoding DedA family protein has product MITFARDVIEGLGLVGVAALVALESVVPPIPSEIVLLLSGSLVAEGRFGPVALVLMATLGSVVGALVLYGLGAWVGQDRLRRVVVRAGRLLLVSERDLDRAEHWFERHGAGVVLVGRLVPVVRSLVSIPAGAERMALGRFVAYTAVGSAIWNTVFIGVGWALGERWEEAERFTEAYELAVVGVLVAIAAGLVLRGWLRRRRARAAAVDA; this is encoded by the coding sequence CTGATCACGTTCGCCCGGGACGTGATCGAGGGGCTCGGGCTCGTGGGGGTGGCCGCGCTCGTCGCCCTCGAGAGCGTGGTGCCGCCGATCCCGTCGGAGATCGTCCTGCTGCTGTCCGGCTCGCTGGTGGCCGAGGGCCGCTTCGGCCCGGTCGCCCTGGTGCTGATGGCCACGCTGGGGTCGGTCGTCGGGGCCCTCGTCCTGTACGGGCTCGGCGCGTGGGTGGGTCAGGACCGCCTGCGGCGGGTCGTCGTGCGGGCCGGCCGGCTCCTGCTCGTGAGCGAGCGCGACCTCGACCGGGCCGAGCACTGGTTCGAGCGCCACGGCGCCGGCGTGGTGCTGGTGGGCCGTCTGGTACCGGTGGTGCGCAGCCTGGTGTCGATCCCGGCCGGCGCCGAGCGGATGGCCCTCGGGCGCTTCGTCGCGTACACGGCCGTCGGGAGCGCGATCTGGAACACCGTGTTCATCGGTGTCGGCTGGGCCCTGGGGGAGCGCTGGGAGGAGGCCGAGCGCTTCACCGAGGCCTACGAGCTGGCCGTGGTGGGGGTGCTGGTCGCGATCGCAGCCGGTCTCGTGCTCCGGGGGTGGCTGCGCCGGCGGCGGGCGAGGGCCGCGGCGGTGGACGCGTGA
- a CDS encoding HAD-IC family P-type ATPase gives MPDPTVLAHLGVRPDGPAWQSLGPSEAAARLGVDPALGLSPDEAASRLAEGGPNRLAEPPKRSKLLLFVDQFRSFLVYILLGAALLAVFVGEPKDPIVIGIVLLVNAILGYAQEAKAEKSMEALKRMLVLRVRVRRGGRVLEVPSEELVPGDVVLLDAGDRVPADGRLLVAASLAVDESALTGESEAVEKSVDAVVAPDAPVADRVGCAYMNTVVTRGRGELLVTATGMATEIGKVAEMLAGAEQADTPLQRQLDDVGKRISAIAGIAVVVVFVQALVRDESFNDAMLTAVALAVAAIPEGLPAVVAVTLAVGTHQMAKRNAIVKRLASVETLGSTSVICSDKTGTLTLNQMTARAVMRGGRRFAVSGQGYRVEGAITADGGGTASLDAALVPAALCNEATVRDGELVGDPTEGALLVVAAKGGVDRDAWLARLPRVAEIPFDSAAKFMATFHAAPDGSEAWVFAKGAPDVLLGRSATEAGPDGDARSLDAAARERVHADVEVLASQGLRVLGLASRRIDPAVLAGGVDDDALQELVADLRLEALVGILDPPRAEARDAIVVCRRAGIAVKMITGDHKATAAAIAADLGIEGEAVSGADLDAMSDEELGARIEGIGVCARVSPEHKVRIVKALRARRHVVAMTGDGVNDAAALKNADIGVAMGITGTEVTKEAGDMVLADDNFATIVGAVERGRTIYDNIVKFVRFQLSTNMGAILTILGAGMLGWPTPFTPIQVLWVNLIMDGPPAIALGVDPPSPGIMERRPRPPGTSILNVARVVRLLAFGLVMAIGTLWMYDYGAGLAAGEGGEASALGITMAFTTFVFFQFFNVLNARTERTSVFGRHTLTNGKLWLALGGVALLQVAAVKLEPLQRIFDTTALSPGQWALCIAVSATILVFDELYTLVLRRVGR, from the coding sequence ATGCCCGACCCCACCGTGCTCGCTCACCTCGGCGTGAGGCCTGACGGGCCTGCCTGGCAGTCGCTCGGCCCGTCGGAGGCGGCGGCCCGCCTCGGCGTCGACCCGGCTCTGGGCCTCTCGCCCGACGAGGCCGCCAGCAGGCTGGCGGAGGGCGGTCCCAACCGCCTGGCCGAGCCGCCCAAGCGCTCCAAGCTGCTGCTGTTCGTCGACCAGTTCCGCAGCTTCCTCGTCTACATCCTCCTCGGGGCCGCCCTCCTTGCGGTGTTCGTCGGCGAGCCCAAGGACCCGATCGTCATCGGAATCGTCCTGCTGGTCAACGCCATCCTCGGCTACGCGCAGGAGGCCAAGGCGGAGAAGAGCATGGAGGCGCTCAAGCGCATGCTCGTGCTCCGGGTCCGCGTGCGGCGCGGGGGCCGGGTGCTGGAGGTGCCGAGCGAGGAGCTGGTGCCCGGCGACGTGGTGCTGCTCGACGCCGGTGACCGCGTGCCGGCCGACGGCCGCCTGCTGGTGGCCGCCAGCCTCGCCGTCGACGAGTCGGCGCTCACCGGCGAGTCGGAGGCGGTGGAGAAGTCGGTCGACGCCGTCGTCGCTCCCGATGCGCCGGTGGCCGACCGTGTGGGCTGCGCCTACATGAACACGGTCGTGACCCGGGGCCGGGGCGAGCTGTTGGTGACCGCCACCGGCATGGCCACCGAGATCGGCAAGGTGGCCGAGATGCTGGCGGGGGCCGAGCAGGCCGACACGCCGCTGCAGCGCCAGCTCGACGACGTGGGCAAGCGGATCTCGGCCATCGCCGGCATCGCCGTGGTGGTCGTGTTCGTCCAGGCCCTCGTCCGGGACGAGTCGTTCAACGACGCCATGCTCACGGCGGTCGCCCTGGCCGTCGCGGCCATCCCCGAGGGGCTGCCCGCCGTCGTCGCCGTGACCCTGGCGGTCGGCACCCACCAGATGGCGAAGCGCAACGCCATCGTGAAGCGGCTGGCGTCGGTGGAGACGCTGGGCTCCACGTCGGTGATCTGCTCGGACAAGACGGGCACGCTCACGCTCAACCAGATGACCGCCCGGGCTGTCATGCGCGGCGGCCGGCGGTTCGCGGTGAGCGGCCAGGGCTACCGCGTCGAGGGGGCGATCACCGCGGACGGCGGCGGTACCGCCTCCCTCGACGCCGCGCTGGTGCCGGCGGCGCTCTGCAACGAGGCCACGGTGCGCGACGGCGAGCTGGTCGGCGACCCCACCGAGGGTGCCCTGCTCGTCGTGGCGGCCAAGGGCGGCGTCGACCGGGACGCGTGGCTCGCCCGGCTCCCGCGGGTGGCCGAGATCCCGTTCGACTCGGCGGCCAAGTTCATGGCGACGTTCCACGCCGCTCCGGACGGCTCCGAGGCCTGGGTGTTCGCCAAGGGTGCCCCCGACGTGCTGCTCGGGCGGTCGGCCACGGAGGCGGGCCCCGACGGCGACGCCCGGTCGCTCGACGCGGCCGCCCGTGAGCGGGTGCACGCCGACGTGGAGGTGCTGGCCTCCCAGGGTCTGCGGGTGCTCGGGCTGGCCTCGCGCCGGATCGATCCCGCCGTCCTCGCGGGCGGCGTCGATGACGACGCCCTGCAAGAGCTGGTCGCCGACCTGCGGCTCGAAGCCCTGGTGGGGATCCTCGACCCGCCCCGTGCCGAGGCCCGGGACGCCATCGTCGTGTGCCGGCGCGCCGGCATCGCCGTGAAGATGATCACCGGCGACCACAAGGCCACGGCCGCCGCCATCGCCGCCGACCTCGGCATCGAGGGCGAGGCGGTGAGCGGCGCCGACCTCGATGCCATGTCCGACGAGGAGCTCGGCGCCCGGATCGAGGGGATCGGGGTCTGCGCCCGGGTGTCGCCCGAGCACAAGGTGCGGATCGTCAAGGCGCTGCGCGCCCGCCGGCACGTGGTGGCCATGACCGGCGACGGGGTCAACGACGCCGCCGCCCTCAAGAACGCCGACATCGGCGTGGCCATGGGCATCACCGGCACGGAGGTGACGAAGGAGGCCGGCGACATGGTGCTGGCCGACGACAACTTCGCCACCATCGTCGGGGCCGTGGAGCGGGGCCGCACGATCTACGACAACATCGTGAAGTTCGTGCGGTTCCAGCTGAGCACGAACATGGGGGCGATCCTGACCATCCTCGGCGCCGGGATGTTGGGCTGGCCCACCCCGTTCACGCCGATCCAGGTGCTGTGGGTCAACCTGATCATGGACGGCCCGCCGGCCATCGCCCTGGGTGTCGACCCGCCCAGCCCCGGGATCATGGAGCGCCGGCCCCGCCCGCCGGGCACGTCGATCCTCAACGTCGCCCGGGTGGTCCGGCTGCTCGCGTTCGGCCTGGTGATGGCCATCGGCACGCTCTGGATGTACGACTACGGCGCGGGCCTCGCGGCCGGCGAGGGCGGCGAGGCCTCGGCCCTCGGGATCACGATGGCGTTCACCACGTTCGTGTTCTTCCAGTTCTTCAACGTGCTGAACGCCCGGACCGAGCGGACGAGCGTGTTCGGCCGCCACACCCTCACCAACGGGAAGCTGTGGCTCGCTCTGGGCGGCGTGGCGCTCCTCCAGGTCGCGGCGGTGAAGCTGGAGCCGCTCCAGCGGATCTTCGACACCACCGCCCTCAGCCCGGGCCAGTGGGCCCTCTGCATCGCGGTCTCGGCCACGATCCTGGTGTTCGACGAGCTCTACACCCTGGTCCTCAGGCGTGTCGGCCGCTGA
- a CDS encoding calcium/sodium antiporter, with product MDAVTLILFLLGIVVLVAGAEALVRGASRLAVSAGISPLVVGLTVVAFGTSSPELAVGVSAAARGDADLALGNVVGSNTFNVLLILGVSSLVASLVVAQRLVRIDVPVMIGASALTLVLALDGAIGRLDGLLLAAGCVVYTAWTVVEGRRETSAAVIAEYEAELGPPEPSRRSPWYVDVGLVGLGLALLVVGSRWLVDGAVEIAGALGLSELVIGLTIVAAGTSLPEVATSVVATVRGERDIAVGNVVGSNLFNLLGVLGLSAIVAGDGLPVPDSVVRFDLPVMLAVAVACLPIFFTGASISRWEGAVFLGYYAAYVSFLVLDASGHGAVEPLSAVMLAFVVPITVVTLVLVTVRERRRRRAGAAPG from the coding sequence TTGGACGCCGTCACCCTGATCCTGTTCCTGCTCGGCATCGTGGTGCTGGTGGCCGGGGCCGAGGCGCTGGTGCGGGGCGCGTCGCGGCTCGCGGTGTCGGCGGGCATCTCGCCGCTCGTCGTGGGCCTCACCGTCGTCGCCTTCGGCACCAGCTCGCCCGAGCTCGCCGTGGGCGTGTCGGCGGCGGCTCGGGGCGACGCCGACCTCGCCCTCGGGAACGTGGTGGGGAGCAACACGTTCAACGTGCTCCTCATCCTGGGGGTGTCCTCGCTCGTCGCGTCCCTCGTCGTGGCCCAGAGGCTGGTGCGGATCGATGTGCCCGTGATGATCGGCGCGTCGGCCCTCACCCTGGTGCTCGCCCTCGACGGAGCGATCGGCCGGCTCGACGGCCTGCTCCTGGCCGCCGGGTGCGTGGTCTACACCGCGTGGACGGTCGTGGAGGGACGCCGGGAGACCTCCGCGGCGGTGATCGCCGAGTACGAGGCCGAGCTCGGCCCCCCCGAGCCCTCCCGGCGCAGCCCGTGGTACGTGGACGTGGGGCTGGTCGGGCTGGGCCTGGCCCTGCTGGTGGTGGGCTCGCGGTGGCTCGTCGACGGGGCCGTCGAGATCGCCGGGGCGCTCGGGCTGTCGGAGCTGGTGATCGGCCTCACCATCGTGGCCGCCGGCACCTCGCTGCCGGAGGTGGCCACGTCGGTCGTCGCGACCGTCCGGGGCGAGCGCGACATCGCCGTGGGGAACGTGGTCGGGAGCAACCTCTTCAACCTGCTCGGCGTGCTCGGCCTGAGCGCGATCGTCGCCGGCGACGGGCTCCCCGTCCCCGACTCGGTCGTGCGGTTCGACCTGCCGGTCATGCTGGCCGTGGCCGTGGCCTGCCTGCCCATCTTCTTCACCGGCGCCAGCATCTCCCGGTGGGAGGGTGCGGTGTTCCTCGGGTACTACGCCGCCTACGTCTCCTTCCTCGTGCTGGACGCCTCCGGCCACGGTGCGGTGGAGCCGCTGTCGGCGGTGATGCTGGCCTTCGTGGTGCCGATCACCGTGGTCACGCTGGTGCTGGTGACCGTGCGGGAGCGGCGACGGAGGCGGGCCGGGGCCGCCCCCGGGTGA
- a CDS encoding VOC family protein — protein MITGTDLDHVAVAAARAALCWPGYRTALGGEWVSGGATAGFWCGQLRYANGMKLEVLEPWAVDQNDFLQRFLDQSGPGPHHLTFKVPDLAAALTEAEAAGHTPVGVNLADPDWKEAFLHPKAAHGVVVQLAQSSGEWADSPPDDLPPAGGPMATLLRITHGVASLDGALDLFAGLLGGSRLDAGESPDGHWVELGWPGPGRLRLVQPRPGSPLAAWVAARPGRVHHLAFACADPAAVPGSAPHGDGRYQVPPEANLGTRLVLSRP, from the coding sequence GTGATCACCGGCACCGACCTCGACCACGTGGCCGTCGCGGCGGCACGGGCCGCGCTCTGCTGGCCCGGGTACCGCACCGCCCTGGGGGGCGAGTGGGTCTCGGGTGGCGCCACGGCCGGGTTCTGGTGCGGCCAGCTCCGGTACGCGAACGGGATGAAGCTCGAGGTGCTCGAGCCCTGGGCGGTCGACCAGAACGACTTCCTCCAGCGGTTCCTCGACCAGTCGGGCCCGGGCCCGCACCACCTCACCTTCAAGGTGCCCGACCTCGCCGCCGCCCTGACCGAGGCCGAGGCCGCCGGCCACACGCCGGTCGGTGTGAACCTGGCCGACCCGGACTGGAAGGAAGCGTTCCTGCACCCCAAGGCCGCGCACGGCGTGGTCGTGCAGCTGGCCCAGTCGAGCGGGGAGTGGGCCGACTCGCCCCCCGACGACCTGCCGCCGGCCGGGGGGCCGATGGCCACCCTGCTGCGCATCACCCACGGGGTGGCCTCGCTCGACGGCGCCCTCGATCTGTTCGCCGGGCTCCTCGGAGGATCCCGGCTCGACGCCGGCGAGTCCCCCGACGGCCACTGGGTCGAGCTGGGCTGGCCGGGCCCGGGCCGGCTGCGGCTGGTGCAGCCCCGCCCGGGCAGCCCGCTGGCGGCGTGGGTGGCGGCCCGGCCCGGCCGCGTGCACCACCTGGCCTTCGCCTGCGCCGACCCAGCCGCCGTGCCCGGCTCCGCACCCCACGGCGACGGCCGCTACCAGGTGCCGCCCGAGGCGAACCTCGGCACCCGGCTCGTGCTCAGCCGGCCCTGA
- a CDS encoding amidase, whose product MDLRAVTLPELAQRVQSRHLAARELVEVALRRIDELNPHLNAFVALDPEGALADAADVDDRIAHGDDVGPLAGIPIGVKDLEDAQGFVTTHGSPAHAGDPPAAQDSVLVARLRAAGCVIVGKTNTPEFGWKADTDNPVFGPTLNPWDPERSPGGSSGGSAAAVAAGMVPLATGSDGGGSIRIPSALCGLSGLKASLGRVPGGGTEDPGWSLLSTKGPMARRIRDVAYALDCVVGPEPTDLRSLPMPEASWTRSLGDLHAPARVGWSPDLGYAPVDREVLEVCERALRTLESLGTEVVEVPVVFPEDPVRLFLTLSCTYNLRSLGGFRGTEVWERIDPGLREGLDWAARRVSAVDLVKAEDACHHLNLRLVEVLHDVHLLVTPLSAAPTPLSGQVGVINGVEDPNWVRFTYPFNLTRSPAGTVTAGFTASGLPVGLQVIGPQHGDVAVLRLLAVLEDALGLDTRAPVERLPR is encoded by the coding sequence ATGGATCTGCGCGCCGTCACCCTCCCCGAGCTGGCCCAGCGGGTGCAGTCGCGGCACCTGGCTGCCCGCGAGCTGGTCGAGGTGGCCCTGCGCCGCATCGACGAGCTGAACCCGCACCTGAACGCCTTCGTGGCGCTCGACCCGGAGGGTGCCCTCGCCGACGCCGCCGACGTCGACGACCGCATCGCTCATGGCGACGACGTCGGGCCTCTCGCGGGCATCCCGATCGGTGTGAAGGACCTGGAGGACGCGCAGGGCTTCGTGACCACGCACGGGTCGCCCGCCCACGCCGGCGACCCGCCGGCCGCGCAGGACTCGGTGCTCGTCGCCCGCCTGCGCGCCGCCGGGTGCGTGATCGTCGGCAAGACCAACACGCCCGAGTTCGGGTGGAAGGCCGACACCGACAACCCCGTGTTCGGGCCGACCCTCAACCCGTGGGACCCCGAGCGGTCGCCGGGCGGGTCGTCCGGCGGGTCGGCGGCGGCGGTGGCGGCGGGGATGGTGCCGCTGGCCACCGGCTCCGACGGTGGCGGGTCGATCCGGATCCCGTCGGCCCTGTGCGGCCTCTCGGGGCTGAAGGCGTCGCTGGGGCGCGTCCCCGGCGGGGGCACCGAGGATCCCGGCTGGTCGCTGCTCTCGACCAAGGGCCCGATGGCCCGGCGCATCCGTGACGTGGCCTACGCGCTCGACTGCGTGGTCGGGCCCGAGCCCACCGACCTGCGGTCGCTCCCCATGCCGGAGGCGTCGTGGACCCGCTCGCTGGGCGACCTGCACGCCCCCGCCCGGGTCGGCTGGTCGCCCGACCTCGGGTACGCCCCCGTCGACCGGGAGGTGCTGGAGGTGTGCGAGCGGGCGTTGCGCACGCTCGAGAGCCTCGGCACCGAGGTGGTGGAGGTGCCGGTGGTCTTCCCCGAGGACCCCGTCCGGCTCTTCCTCACGCTCTCGTGCACGTACAACCTCCGCTCGCTCGGCGGCTTCCGGGGCACCGAGGTGTGGGAGCGCATCGATCCCGGCTTGCGGGAGGGCCTCGACTGGGCAGCCCGGCGGGTCAGCGCGGTCGACCTGGTCAAGGCCGAGGACGCCTGCCACCACCTCAACCTGCGGCTCGTGGAGGTGCTGCACGACGTGCACCTGCTGGTCACGCCGTTGTCGGCGGCACCGACCCCGTTGTCCGGTCAGGTGGGGGTGATCAACGGCGTCGAGGATCCCAACTGGGTGCGGTTCACGTACCCGTTCAACCTGACGCGCTCGCCCGCGGGCACCGTGACCGCCGGGTTCACCGCGTCGGGATTGCCGGTGGGCCTCCAGGTGATCGGCCCCCAGCACGGCGACGTGGCCGTCCTGCGCCTGCTGGCCGTGCTCGAGGATGCGCTCGGGCTCGACACGCGTGCGCCGGTCGAGCGGCTGCCCCGCTGA
- a CDS encoding FAD-binding oxidoreductase, which produces MTSTPRRRSWWGWGWEDEALPRDQQVKLAAALAARLQVDHLEVRDPVPLDAVRLPAPRLTPPASLAAICSTSPYDRAGHTYGKSYRDIVRGFRGELAHPPDVVAFPTAEREVVDLLDWAGAAGAAAVPYGGGSSVVGGVECDAGETYAGVVTIDLHRLDRVLEVDRLSRAARIQAGALGPVLEEQLRHHGYTLRHFPQSFEFSTLGGWIATRSGGHYATLYTHIDDFVEALRVITPAGPVETRRLPGSGAGPSPDRLFLGSEGTLGIVTEAWMRMQERPHHRASAVVHFASMEQGAIAARAVSQAHLYPANCRLLDPGEAELSAGVEDGSAVLLLGFESADRPVEPYIHRAVELCADHGGTAPLGIRVSTSKDRPTRDGAAGAWRSSFLRAPYGRDAMVAMGVISETFETACTWDRFPDLHQAVVEAVERALREVCGGGWVTCRFTHVYPDGPAPYFTVLAPGRWGAELAQWAEIKAAASEALLAAGGTITHHHAVGRDHRPWYDRQRPDLFADALRAAKGALDPAGVLNPGVLVDPR; this is translated from the coding sequence ATGACGTCGACGCCGCGCCGCCGCTCGTGGTGGGGATGGGGCTGGGAGGACGAGGCCCTGCCCCGCGACCAGCAGGTGAAGCTGGCCGCTGCCCTGGCCGCCCGCCTGCAGGTCGACCACCTCGAGGTCCGCGACCCGGTGCCCCTCGACGCCGTCCGGCTCCCCGCCCCGCGCCTCACCCCGCCGGCATCGCTCGCCGCCATCTGCTCGACCTCCCCCTACGACCGCGCCGGGCACACCTACGGCAAGAGCTACCGCGACATCGTGCGGGGCTTCCGCGGCGAGCTCGCGCACCCGCCCGACGTGGTCGCCTTCCCGACCGCCGAGCGCGAGGTGGTCGACCTGCTCGACTGGGCGGGCGCGGCGGGCGCGGCGGCCGTGCCCTACGGGGGTGGCTCCTCGGTCGTCGGGGGCGTCGAGTGCGACGCCGGCGAGACCTATGCAGGTGTCGTCACCATCGACCTGCACCGCCTCGACCGGGTGCTCGAGGTGGACCGGCTGTCCCGGGCCGCGAGGATCCAGGCGGGCGCCCTGGGGCCGGTGCTCGAGGAGCAGCTCCGCCACCACGGGTACACCCTCCGCCACTTCCCGCAGAGCTTCGAGTTCTCCACCCTCGGCGGCTGGATCGCCACCCGCTCGGGCGGCCACTACGCCACCCTCTACACGCACATCGACGACTTCGTGGAGGCGCTCCGGGTGATCACCCCGGCCGGCCCGGTCGAGACTCGCCGGCTCCCCGGCTCGGGCGCCGGACCCTCGCCCGACCGGCTCTTCCTCGGCTCCGAGGGCACCCTCGGCATCGTCACCGAGGCGTGGATGCGCATGCAGGAACGCCCCCACCACCGCGCCTCGGCCGTGGTGCACTTCGCGTCGATGGAGCAGGGCGCCATCGCGGCCCGGGCCGTGTCGCAGGCGCACCTGTACCCGGCGAACTGCCGGCTGCTCGACCCGGGAGAGGCCGAGCTGTCGGCGGGCGTCGAGGACGGGTCCGCGGTGCTGCTGCTCGGCTTCGAGTCGGCCGACCGGCCGGTCGAGCCCTACATCCACCGTGCGGTGGAGCTGTGCGCCGACCACGGCGGCACCGCGCCCCTCGGCATCCGGGTCTCGACGTCGAAGGACCGGCCGACGCGCGACGGGGCGGCGGGTGCGTGGCGCAGCTCGTTCCTCCGTGCCCCCTACGGCCGCGACGCCATGGTGGCGATGGGCGTCATCAGCGAGACCTTCGAGACGGCCTGCACCTGGGACCGGTTCCCCGACCTGCACCAGGCCGTCGTCGAGGCGGTCGAGCGGGCGCTGCGCGAGGTGTGCGGGGGCGGCTGGGTGACGTGCCGGTTCACCCACGTCTACCCCGACGGCCCTGCGCCCTACTTCACGGTGCTGGCCCCCGGCCGGTGGGGCGCCGAGCTGGCCCAATGGGCGGAGATCAAGGCGGCCGCGTCCGAGGCCCTGCTCGCCGCGGGCGGCACCATCACCCACCACCACGCGGTGGGCCGCGACCACCGGCCGTGGTACGACCGCCAGCGCCCCGACCTCTTCGCGGACGCGCTGCGGGCCGCCAAGGGCGCGCTGGACCCGGCCGGCGTCCTCAATCCTGGGGTGCTGGTCGACCCCCGCTGA
- a CDS encoding J domain-containing protein — MSPEASGDELRGAFRRRARQLHPDHRAGRSEAESRRAAVEMAALNEAWRVLQDPGRRARYDARLRAERAAGAARPGGQPTVPLVDPARLGADPAGADPGVQLVRGLPWLVLVGLLAVVFVFTAYAARPGRLDEPTTSTASTTSTTLLGGLIELGTCVTVPSDPQVLVPVPCAGPYDGRVAATAPLGEACPAGTEPWVAQGAPVKLCVSPR; from the coding sequence GTGTCACCCGAGGCGTCAGGGGACGAGCTCCGTGGCGCCTTCCGGCGGCGCGCCCGGCAGCTGCATCCCGACCATCGCGCCGGTCGGTCCGAGGCCGAGTCGCGCCGGGCGGCGGTCGAGATGGCCGCGCTGAACGAGGCCTGGCGCGTGCTGCAGGACCCTGGCCGCCGGGCCCGCTACGACGCCCGGCTCCGCGCCGAGCGTGCCGCCGGCGCCGCCCGACCCGGCGGGCAGCCCACCGTGCCGCTCGTCGATCCCGCCCGCCTCGGGGCCGACCCGGCGGGAGCCGACCCGGGCGTGCAGCTGGTACGTGGTCTGCCGTGGCTCGTCCTCGTCGGGCTGCTGGCCGTCGTCTTCGTGTTCACCGCCTATGCAGCCCGGCCCGGTCGGCTCGACGAGCCCACGACGTCCACCGCGTCGACCACGTCGACCACCCTCCTCGGGGGCCTGATCGAGCTCGGCACCTGCGTCACGGTGCCGTCCGACCCGCAGGTGCTCGTCCCCGTGCCGTGCGCGGGGCCCTACGACGGGCGGGTCGCGGCCACCGCGCCGCTCGGGGAGGCGTGCCCGGCGGGGACGGAGCCCTGGGTGGCGCAGGGTGCGCCCGTGAAGCTGTGCGTGTCCCCTCGTTGA
- a CDS encoding CapA family protein, translating to MIRPQLDANPGGMLSAIAPVLGQADVAVVNLETAITTGGTPAPKTYVFRAPPSAFTALAAAGVDVASMANNHGMDFGTDGLRDSLAASQQAGLPVIGIGEDAARAYAPHVVDVRGQRIAIIGATQVLDDNLISAWTAGEGKPGVASAKEVDRLVGEVQAARQQADTVVVFLHWGIEKDTCPSAAQQELAQTLADAGADVIVGGHAHRLQGAGRLGQAFVAYGLGNFVFYTPSGPGTNSGVLLLTVRGRSVESYRWEPAVISNGVPVPLQGGAADQARASWDQLRSCTNLTP from the coding sequence ATGATCCGGCCGCAGCTCGACGCCAACCCGGGGGGCATGCTCTCGGCCATCGCCCCGGTCCTCGGGCAGGCCGACGTGGCCGTGGTCAACCTGGAGACCGCCATCACCACCGGCGGGACCCCGGCCCCCAAGACGTACGTGTTCCGGGCCCCGCCGAGCGCCTTCACCGCCCTCGCCGCGGCCGGCGTCGACGTGGCCAGCATGGCCAACAACCACGGCATGGACTTCGGCACCGACGGGCTCCGCGACTCGCTGGCCGCGAGCCAGCAGGCCGGCCTCCCGGTGATCGGGATCGGCGAGGACGCCGCCCGGGCCTACGCGCCCCACGTGGTGGACGTGCGCGGCCAGCGGATCGCGATCATCGGCGCGACCCAGGTGCTCGACGACAACCTGATCTCGGCGTGGACGGCCGGAGAGGGCAAGCCCGGTGTGGCCTCGGCCAAGGAGGTCGATCGCCTGGTGGGTGAGGTGCAGGCGGCCCGCCAGCAGGCCGACACGGTCGTCGTCTTCCTGCACTGGGGCATCGAGAAGGACACCTGCCCCAGCGCCGCCCAGCAGGAGCTGGCCCAGACCCTCGCCGACGCCGGTGCCGACGTGATCGTCGGCGGCCACGCCCACCGCCTCCAGGGCGCAGGGCGGCTCGGGCAGGCCTTCGTGGCGTACGGGCTCGGGAACTTCGTCTTCTACACCCCGAGCGGGCCGGGCACGAACAGCGGGGTGCTCCTGCTCACCGTCCGGGGCCGCTCGGTCGAGTCGTACCGGTGGGAGCCGGCCGTGATCTCCAACGGCGTACCCGTGCCGTTGCAGGGCGGCGCCGCCGACCAGGCCCGGGCCTCGTGGGACCAGCTCCGGAGCTGCACCAACCTCACCCCCTGA
- a CDS encoding VOC family protein — translation MDNGGAAVERGLYARPVLRATGLDHVVFRVSDVERSVAWWVEHLGAEPLRLEEWRRGEAPFASLRIDATTIVDLLAAERTGDNVDHVALVVDGDADSLAAAASSGRFDVVWPPSRLFGAQGSGIGFYVRDPDGNVIELRTYR, via the coding sequence ATGGACAACGGCGGCGCTGCTGTCGAGCGCGGGCTCTACGCTCGACCCGTGCTGCGAGCGACGGGTCTCGACCACGTGGTGTTCCGGGTGAGCGACGTCGAGCGCAGCGTGGCCTGGTGGGTCGAGCACCTCGGTGCCGAGCCACTCCGGCTCGAGGAGTGGAGGCGGGGCGAGGCGCCCTTCGCGTCGCTGCGGATCGACGCCACGACCATCGTCGACCTGCTCGCGGCCGAGCGCACGGGGGACAACGTCGATCACGTCGCGCTGGTGGTCGACGGCGACGCCGACTCGCTGGCGGCCGCTGCCTCGTCGGGCCGGTTCGACGTGGTGTGGCCTCCGTCGCGCCTGTTCGGCGCCCAGGGGTCGGGGATTGGGTTCTACGTGCGTGACCCGGACGGCAACGTGATCGAGCTGCGCACCTACCGCTGA